GAGAACCGGCTCATTACAAGCGAACACATCACTAACCAGGGTCAAGTTGAGGTATTCTCGCATTTGAATGCAATCCGATCCATCATCCAGTCGTTTCGACTTCTAGAAGACGAATGGAGGACGAAGTACGACGAACTCTTTAGTGAAATGAAACTGGGTTTGTTGACGAAAGATGAAATTACGAATTTGATGAATTATTTAATTTATTATTTGGGACGCGAAATGGCGGGTATGACGAAGGAATTTCAAGAGATCTGGACCACGGATGGTCTGCCGAAGCTCAGTAAAGTCATCGATGAATCCCATTCCCTCGAACAAATGCGGGAAGAGTCATCGACCTTGCTGAATAGCCTGTTCACGGGTATGCAGGAAGCGCAGGACAGACGTCTACATGGAGCTACGATACGCGACATGCGGAAATTCATCGAAGAAGAGTATGCGAATCCGAATATGTCGCTCGAATATTTGAGTTCGACTTTCAATATTAATAGCAAGTATGTAAGCAAACTGTTCAAGGAAGAAACCGGACAGAAATTCGTCGACTTCCTGATTGATATCCGCCTGCAGGCTGCACAGCGCCTCCTTAAGGAAACGCAAGCGACTATACAGGAGATCGCTGAAAAGGTCGGTTATACAAGCGCGATCTCATTCAGCCGTGTGTTTAAGAAAGTGATTGGCAGCTCCCCCAGCGAATTCCGCGAAGAAGCGGCGCGCAGGCAGCAGGGGTGAATTGGGTTTGATTCCAAGCGGCAGGGGAAACAGGTATTGGAAAGAATAAGTGATGAGGGAGTGTGTGTTCGTTGGAAAAGAAGCTGAAATTTCGTGAGGATGGAACATTCGTCATCGTGCAGTTTTCCGATGTGGAGTTTATTGACGCTGAGGATCGGGATCCCGAGACGCCACTCCTCGATTCGATAACGAAGGCGACGATGGAACGGATCATCGCCATTGAGCAGCCGGATCTTGTTGTGTTTGCAGGTGACGTGACGGCAAGCGAGAGATGCAAAGACCCGCTTCAATCGTTCCGCAGCGCGGTCGCTGTAGCAGAAGAAAACCGCGTGCCATGGGCGGCGGTGTTTGGCAATCATGACTCGGAAGGAAACTTGCCGCGAAATCGCATGCACGAAGAGCAGCTGCTTCAAGCATATTGCGTTGCCAAAGCGGATCCTCCGGGGTTGAGCGGAGCGGGTAATTATGTGCTGACGGTTGACGATCCGACAGGAAATGCGGCAGCTTCGTTGTTTTTCCTCGATAGCGGTGATTACTCGCAGATTAGTGCCATAGGCGGGTACGACTGGATTCGCCGCGATCAAATCGAGTGGTATGCAGCCGAATCTCGGCAATTGGCCGAGCGGAATGGCGGGATGCCTTTGCCTGCTCTGGCATTTTTCCATATCCCGCTGCCGGAATACGATGAAGTGTGGAGAACGAAAGTGTGCGAGGGCCATTGCAACGACTGGATCAGCTCACCGCGAGTAAACTCCGGCATGTTCGCTGCAATGGCGGAAATGGGCGACGTCATGGGCACGTTTGTCGGTCATGATCACGCAAACGATTATAGCGGGACGCTGCATGGCATCCGTCTTAGCTACGGACGGTCAACGCGTTATGTTAGCTACGAAGAAGGTGTGCGCAAGGACAAGTTTCCGACTGGCGCAAGAGTCATTCGCTTAACAGCGGGTGAGCGGCAGTTCGAAACATGGATCCGCCAGCGCGATGGTCTCGTTGCAGAATTGCCGGTGCACGAGCCGGACGCTCATTAGGACAGGCGCGGTGCCGGGACTGTGGCTGACGAGGGGGAAGAAACGGAGAAAGCCGCAAGGTTCATAATTGGACCTTGCGGCTTTTTGTCTTTTCGATACAACATTCAATGAATTTCGCGAAGAAGCCGCTTGCGGTAAGAGCCGGTGAATTTGGTTCGGCGGTAGAAAATGGTTTGCAAAGAGTTTTTTCAGCATATGCGAAAACGGTTAAGCCCACGATTCTTGTTTCTTGCGGCTATTGGTTGACGCAGTCTAATATGGAGATGTGATTGAGCCGTCAGTTCAGACGAAAGGAGAAGGAGCATATGTCAAACATCCACAAGGAATTGGGAGCGCCAGTTCCTTCTGGGCATAACAAGCCCTATCAAGCGGCTTCGGCCGCCAGCAAATCATCCTTACAATTAATTAGGAAAAAGATGAAGCGTCACTGGCAGTTGTATCTGGTTATAGTACTACCGATGCTGTATTTAGTTATTTTCAAATATATCCCTATGGCAGGTGTCGTCATTGCGTTCAAGGACTACAACGTCATCAAAGGCATTTGGGGCAGCCCTTGGGTAGGTTTGGAATATTTTAAACAGTTTTTCGAATCGCCGAATTTCTGGCTGTATATGAAGAACACGCTTGGCATCAGTGTGTATGGTTTGCTTGTTGGATTTCCAGCTCCAATCCTGTTAGCCTTGGCATTGAATGAGATACGCAACGGCTTCTTCAAAAGCAGCGTGCAAATGATTACTTACGCACCTTACTTTATATCAACCGTTATCATGGTTTCTATTCTTATCGTAACCTTGTCACCTAACGTTGGAATTATTAGCAAGTTTATGCACATGCTTGGCGTAGAAAACACGAATTTCATGGGCATTCCAAGCTTGTTCAAATCGATTTATGTCTGGTCGGATGTATGGCAATATACAGGTTACGGGGCTATTATTTACATAGCTGCCTTGGCAGGGGTTAACCCTGAACTGTATGAATCGGCCAAAGTAGATGGTGCGTCCCGGTTGCAGAAAATTGTCAATATTGATATTCCGAGTCTTATCCCGGTGTCTATCATTCTGCTCATATTGAATATGGGAAACATCATGAAGATAGGCTTCGAGAAGGTCTATCTGATGCAAAATCCCCTAAATGTCAGCACGTCAGAGGTCATTTCGACCTATGTCTATAAGGTAGGCCTGCTCAGCTCCAACTTCAGCTTTTCTGCTTCCATTGGGTTATTCAACTCCGTAATCAACCTGATGCTTCTCGTGGGTGTCAACTACTTGGCCAAGAAGTTATCCAATTCGAGTTTGTGGTAGGGAGGTTCATCTATGTTTAAGGCGTCAAAGATACGGGAATCGCAAGGCGACCGATTGTTTTTAGTCGGTATCTACATTTTTTTGAGCTTAGTGTTGATAATCGTCCTGTTTCCACTCATTTTTATCATCTCTTCATCGTTCAGCTCGCCGCAAGCCGTCGTATCTGGCAAAGTGTGGCTGTTTCCAGTAGACGTTACGCTCGAAGGCTATAAAGCGGTGTTCCGCAATCCGCAAATCGTCTCTGGGTACTTGAATTCGCTTTTTTACGCGGTAGTTGGTACAGCTGTTAACGTCGTTTTGACCGTTATGCTTGCCTATCCGATCGCTAGAAAAACGTTCTTCGGCCGAAATGCCATCATGGTGCTTCTGGTCATTACGATGATGTTCGACGGTGGGCTTATCCCTTTCTATCTCGTTGTGAAAAGCCTGCACATCCTCGACACGCGTTGGGCGATGATTCTACCGGGAGCGATGGCGGTGTTTCAAGTGATTATCGCTCGCACTTTTTTCCAGACTTCGATTCCCGACGAGATCGCGGAGGCAGCTGAACTCGATGGCTGCAGCGATCTACGATTCATTACGAGCGTCGTCATTCCTCTCTCTAAGCCGATTCTGGCTGTACTAACGCTGATGTATGCGGTCGGCCATTGGAACGCTTACTTTGATGCTTTGATTTTCCTGAAATCGCCGGATTTGTTCCCGCTCCAGATCGTGCTGCGCAACATACTTATTCTGAACACAATAGATCCGACCATGGTTTCCAAAGTGGATCAGATGTTGGCTCAGCAAGGTTTGAAGGACTTGCTCAAGTATTCACTAATCGTTGTTGCGAGCGCACCCGTCCTGATCATTTATCCATTCGTGCAAAAGTATTTTGTGAAGGGCGTCATGATCGGTTCATTGAAAGGATAACGTTTGGGAGGTACCTCATGCTCAACCCTAAAGGAGGTGGTGCAGCAGCGGTGCAGCTTAGATCAGCTAGGATTAATTTCTAACGTATAAATGACATGTTTTGATAAAATGGGAGGCGTCGACAAGATGAAAAAGTGGAAAAAATCGTACACAGGCACATTGGGAGCTGCCCTCTGTTTCTCGCTCGTTTTGAGCGCATGCAGCACGGATTCGAGTAAACCTGCAGAAAACACACCTTCAGGCAGCGCACCGGTAGCAAGCGACGTATTTTCACCTGTTGGGCAATTTCCGATTGTCACCAAGCCTATGACGATCAAAATGTTTGCACCGCAGCTTGCCGTACTCGAGAATATGGAGACCAATTCTTTTACGAAATACCTCCAGGACAAGACCAATATTCAAATTAAATGGGATCTCGTACCAGATAAAGCACTTAACGACCGCAAACAGCTAATGCTGGCAAGCGGCGATTATCCCGAAGTGATTTTGCAAGGGAGCTTAACCAAAGAAGAGCAGATGAAGTACGGCAAACAAGGCGTGTTTATTCCTCTGAACGATTTGATTGATAAGTATATGCCTAACTTCAAGAAAGCCATGGCTGAACTGCCTTACTTGAAAAGTTCGATCACGACGCCAGATGGCAACATTTATGCACTTCCGCAAGTAAACGAGTGCTATCACTGCAACTATGCCCAGAAAATGTGGATTAACCAGTCTTGGTTGGATAAGCTTGGGCTGAAAATGCCAACAACGACAGACGAGTTTTACGAAGTGCTGAAAGCTTTTAAAGAAAGAGATCCGAACGGCAACGGTAAAAAAGACGAAATTCCGCTTACCGGCTCCGATGATATGTGGGCAGGGAACGTCGCATCCTTCTTGATGAATGCATTCATCGTCGACGACCAAGTGGACAAAGACAGCGGGACTTTCCTCCAGTTAAAAGACGGCAAGGTGGCGCTAGCAGCCAACAAAGCAGAATGGAAGCAGGGATTGCTGTACCTGAACAAGCTCTATAAGGAAGGTCTGATCGATCCGGCGTCTTTCACACAAAACTCCGATGCGATTCAGCAGCTAGGCAACCGCCAGGACGCAAACGTGATGGGTAGTATCACCACTGCTCTGATCAGTTACGCGCATTCCCCTGATGAGAAGCACCCGCGCCACAAAGAGTATGTCACCGTACCTCCGCTCAAAGGACCGAACGGCGTGCAGCAAGCCGGATATTTTGCAGGAGTGGGCAACTCGCAAATGGCTATTACGAACAAAGCGACAAAAGAACAGCAAATTGCTGCGATCCGCATGGCCGACTACTTGTACACGGAAGAAGCGATTGTGCTTGAAGAACGCGGTCTGGAAGGCAAAGGATGGCGCAAAGCGAAGGACGGTGAACTGGATATGAACGGCAAGCAAGCGAAATATGCGATTATTCCTGATGTTGAAACCAAAACGACATATAACGACCGTTGGGATCAGCTCGGCCCGTCACTCCGCACGTACCAATATCGCGATTCTTGGGCAGCTCTGCAAAATCCGCTGGCCGAAGGCGCATACGAGGTGCGTCTGAAGCGCGAATCGGCCAAATATGAACCATTCCAATCGAAGCAGAATTATCCATCCAACGTGTTCATCGCATTAGAAGACGCACAAGTTGCGGCTCAACTGAAAACGTCAATCCGCGATTACGTCAAGTCCAACATGGCGCAGTTTATAACGGGAAGCAAAGACATCGAGAAAGAGTGGGATAGCTATGTCAAAGGGTTCGATGGCCTGCAGCTCGGCAAATATATTGAAATCTATCAAAAGGCAGTTGCCAAATAGTCAATGGGACAAGAAAGGTCGGATCATATGGATCTTATTGAAAAGTTAACCCCCACAACCCGACAGCTTGCATTTCAAAGTTGGGAATTCGGATTGTTCGTTCATTTTGGACTGCGTACCTTTTATGAAGGATACGTCGATTTTGATGAAAGGCGCATGCATCCGGATGCTTTCAACCCTGAGCTTTTGGATTGCGAACAATGGATCCGAACGGCCAAAGAAGCGGGAATGAACTATGCCGTATTAACGGCAAAGCACCATGACGGTTTTTCCAATTGGCCTTCCCGTTACAGTCAATTTAGTGTGGCCGCTTCTCCGTGGAAGGAAGGGAAAGGGGATGTCATTCGCGAATTTGTGGATGCTTGCCGTAAATATGATGTGAAACCAGGCTTGTACTATTCTCCATTTGATGGTTCAGCCGATTTTTACACACAGGATGCGAAAGCTTACGACGATTATTTCGTCAATCAAATTACCGAACTGCTAACGCAGTATGGAGAGATTGACATCCTATGGTTTGACGGTTGCGGCTCTGAAGGGCATTCGTATGATTGGAACCGGATTATCGGTGAAATTCGCCGCATGCAGCCTCATATCTTAATTTTTAACATGGGAGATCCAGATTTTCGGTGGGTTGGAAACGAGGACGGGATTGCGCCTGTTCCCTGCTGGAATGTGGTTGATTCGACGGAGTTTTCGATTTTGACTGAGAAGAAGGAGCAGCTGGGTGATCGACTGTGGCTGCCTGCGGAGTGTGACGTCCAGATGCGGGGGAATTGGTTTTATAGCGATAGCGATGAACATACCCTGAAAAGTGTGGAAGAACTTATGGGCATTTATTATCATTCCGTTGGCAGGGGTGCAAATTTGCTCCTCAATATCGGGCCGGATCGCAACGGCTTGCTTCCGGAGAAAGACACGGAGCGGCTTCTGGAATTCGGTTCAGAAATTCGCAGGCATTGGGGCAGCCCATTCGCCACACTTGCGCAATGTGAAAGAAGAGGGAATGCCTGGGTATATGAGACTGAGGTGCCCCAGTTGCTTGACCAAATTGTCATCCAAGAGGATCTGACTGCCGGCGAACATGTAAGAAGTTTCAAGATTAGCATCGTTACCCAAAAGACGAGACGCTCTGTGACCATTTATGAGGGACAGCATATCGGACATAAGGCAATTATTCGTGTCCCGACTATTCGAATTCGGGGCATAATCGTTGAAATCACGGAAAGTGATCAAGAGGCGGTACTGCAGGGACTAAGCTTCCATCATGTTGGTGACAGGAGCTAGTCTGCCCGGTAAGACGAACAGCAGCTTGCAAAGGGCGAATACAGAGCATGGCGGGATAACCGCCGTTGCTCTGTATTTTTTTATGCCATCGAATCCACTTAGAAACCACACTGTATGATAAAACCGTCTGCGCGGTGAAACAGATCGGAGCACATAAGGCAGCGAAGATGCCACATGCGGCCAAGTAATTGTTTCCAATCTGAACACATCTTGCTCTGCGGGATTGGCAGTCGCGCCTCTGCGTCTACGAGGAATCGCGATCAAAGATGATCATGGGAATATGATAGGTGGACTGGTTTGCGACTATTCTTGAAGGGCAGCTAATGAACGGTAGGATGCTTATAGACAAGAAAATGGCCACTTTGGAGATTTAATGAACGGAGTTGGCGCTACCGAGCAAATTTTAGGCGGAAAGGTGTTCATTTTCTTGAAATAGAGCCTCTGGGATTCATTAGATTTTCAGAATGAGCGAGTTTGGCTGAATAAAGGGCATTCAGTTCGTTAAGGGGCTTGGTTTTCCTCAAGGTCTGTTGGAGCTTACGCCAGTCTCCAGGCTTGGGATGTAAGCCAACTCAGCACGATGGAGTGGTTCGAGGCTGTGCGATGTGAACGTACTTATTTGTTTGAATGGCTGCAGGTTGGAGGTTTAAACAAGCTATTTGGCAGAATGAGATTCTCTAGCTTTGCAATCGCGCGGAGATAAGGGAACATGAATCCGGATACTAGCAATATTGTCAGGATAGCGAGTTTGAGGGAACTACAGGGCGCTATCATTCTGAAAACCGCGATATTCCATGCCAGAGGGAACTACGATCCGCTATGTCACCATTTCCCAGTTGGAATCAGCAGTTTCTACTTAAATAGCGGATCTCAGTTCCCTTTCACGCTACATTTACCCAAGTTCCCGCCATATAGGGGATCATAGTTCCTTTTCATACAATACTCTCTGTCATTGCAAAGCCCAAAGGGAACCAGGATCCGCTAGTATGTTGAAAACCGTTATGAAATGCTCATCTCTTAGGGAGGCAAATCCGCTTATCTTAGTAATAAGCTTCAAGATTAATAGATGAGCTGTAACTAGCAGTTGCACTTAGAATTTAAGGTTT
Above is a genomic segment from Paenibacillus sp. HWE-109 containing:
- a CDS encoding metallophosphoesterase family protein; the protein is MEKKLKFREDGTFVIVQFSDVEFIDAEDRDPETPLLDSITKATMERIIAIEQPDLVVFAGDVTASERCKDPLQSFRSAVAVAEENRVPWAAVFGNHDSEGNLPRNRMHEEQLLQAYCVAKADPPGLSGAGNYVLTVDDPTGNAAASLFFLDSGDYSQISAIGGYDWIRRDQIEWYAAESRQLAERNGGMPLPALAFFHIPLPEYDEVWRTKVCEGHCNDWISSPRVNSGMFAAMAEMGDVMGTFVGHDHANDYSGTLHGIRLSYGRSTRYVSYEEGVRKDKFPTGARVIRLTAGERQFETWIRQRDGLVAELPVHEPDAH
- a CDS encoding ABC transporter permease codes for the protein MKRHWQLYLVIVLPMLYLVIFKYIPMAGVVIAFKDYNVIKGIWGSPWVGLEYFKQFFESPNFWLYMKNTLGISVYGLLVGFPAPILLALALNEIRNGFFKSSVQMITYAPYFISTVIMVSILIVTLSPNVGIISKFMHMLGVENTNFMGIPSLFKSIYVWSDVWQYTGYGAIIYIAALAGVNPELYESAKVDGASRLQKIVNIDIPSLIPVSIILLILNMGNIMKIGFEKVYLMQNPLNVSTSEVISTYVYKVGLLSSNFSFSASIGLFNSVINLMLLVGVNYLAKKLSNSSLW
- a CDS encoding carbohydrate ABC transporter permease; protein product: MFKASKIRESQGDRLFLVGIYIFLSLVLIIVLFPLIFIISSSFSSPQAVVSGKVWLFPVDVTLEGYKAVFRNPQIVSGYLNSLFYAVVGTAVNVVLTVMLAYPIARKTFFGRNAIMVLLVITMMFDGGLIPFYLVVKSLHILDTRWAMILPGAMAVFQVIIARTFFQTSIPDEIAEAAELDGCSDLRFITSVVIPLSKPILAVLTLMYAVGHWNAYFDALIFLKSPDLFPLQIVLRNILILNTIDPTMVSKVDQMLAQQGLKDLLKYSLIVVASAPVLIIYPFVQKYFVKGVMIGSLKG
- a CDS encoding ABC transporter substrate-binding protein translates to MKKWKKSYTGTLGAALCFSLVLSACSTDSSKPAENTPSGSAPVASDVFSPVGQFPIVTKPMTIKMFAPQLAVLENMETNSFTKYLQDKTNIQIKWDLVPDKALNDRKQLMLASGDYPEVILQGSLTKEEQMKYGKQGVFIPLNDLIDKYMPNFKKAMAELPYLKSSITTPDGNIYALPQVNECYHCNYAQKMWINQSWLDKLGLKMPTTTDEFYEVLKAFKERDPNGNGKKDEIPLTGSDDMWAGNVASFLMNAFIVDDQVDKDSGTFLQLKDGKVALAANKAEWKQGLLYLNKLYKEGLIDPASFTQNSDAIQQLGNRQDANVMGSITTALISYAHSPDEKHPRHKEYVTVPPLKGPNGVQQAGYFAGVGNSQMAITNKATKEQQIAAIRMADYLYTEEAIVLEERGLEGKGWRKAKDGELDMNGKQAKYAIIPDVETKTTYNDRWDQLGPSLRTYQYRDSWAALQNPLAEGAYEVRLKRESAKYEPFQSKQNYPSNVFIALEDAQVAAQLKTSIRDYVKSNMAQFITGSKDIEKEWDSYVKGFDGLQLGKYIEIYQKAVAK
- a CDS encoding alpha-L-fucosidase; this translates as MDLIEKLTPTTRQLAFQSWEFGLFVHFGLRTFYEGYVDFDERRMHPDAFNPELLDCEQWIRTAKEAGMNYAVLTAKHHDGFSNWPSRYSQFSVAASPWKEGKGDVIREFVDACRKYDVKPGLYYSPFDGSADFYTQDAKAYDDYFVNQITELLTQYGEIDILWFDGCGSEGHSYDWNRIIGEIRRMQPHILIFNMGDPDFRWVGNEDGIAPVPCWNVVDSTEFSILTEKKEQLGDRLWLPAECDVQMRGNWFYSDSDEHTLKSVEELMGIYYHSVGRGANLLLNIGPDRNGLLPEKDTERLLEFGSEIRRHWGSPFATLAQCERRGNAWVYETEVPQLLDQIVIQEDLTAGEHVRSFKISIVTQKTRRSVTIYEGQHIGHKAIIRVPTIRIRGIIVEITESDQEAVLQGLSFHHVGDRS